A region from the Fusarium musae strain F31 chromosome 1, whole genome shotgun sequence genome encodes:
- a CDS encoding hypothetical protein (EggNog:ENOG41), which produces MRSSTVSLVFAVILAFFTLSGVIDVRSSAQQQSMASTTLSSSLDVPTEFGITTIDGSPELEPPFAFTSSLFGDVSRWTIDIESGTGDKETMSSESKTAQPEYDQAEDMLDNLIANILQHIATSVEPPFNRAALILAIITILTLFKTRIMAFLNFTNNWSKKTLKVELGQPEPEGCHSCLRAIAKFISWIDLATLPFQIDSAHEKLLKDNRMEIVQLNVTIAQMQAEIDRLTNAVKEKEKEIKATTQTTKDRQDAELGLMDNLEVRLNNMRTIIRRQPPWKTS; this is translated from the exons atgaGATCCTCCACCGTTAGCCTTGTCTTTGCCGTTATTCTGGCTTTCTTCACCCTTTCTGGGGTGATTGATGTCCGCAGCAGCGCTCAACAGCAGAGCATGGCGTCAACAACCCTCTCCTCAAGCCTCGATGTCCCTACTGAATTTGGCATCACCACTATCGATGGCTCTCCTGAGCTTGAGCCTCCCTTTGCTTTTACCAGCTCTCTCTTTGGCGATGTTAGCCGCTGGACGATCGACATTGAATCTGGCACTGGAGACAAGGAAACTATGAGTTCTGAGTCTAAGACAGCTCAACCAGAGTATGACCAGGCTGAAGACATGTTGGATAACTT AATTGCAAATATCCTCCAGCATATCGCAACATCTGTTGAACCCCCCTTCAATCGCGCGGCCCTGATCCTTGCTATCATCACTATCCTCACGCTATTTAAGACCCGAATCATGGCATTCTTAAACTTTACAAACAACTGGAGCAAGAAGACCCTGAAAGTCGAACTCGGCCAGCCGGAACCAGAGGGCTGTCACAGTTGCCTCAGGGCTATCGCAAAGTTTATCTCTTGGATTGATCTCGCTACGCTGCCTTTCCAAATTGACTCGGCCCATGAGAAGCTTTTGAAAGACAACCGAATGGAAATCGTGCAGTTGAACGTTACCATTGCCCAGATGCAGGCCGAAATCGACAGATTGACAaatgctgtcaaggagaaggaaaaggagatcAAAGCGACGACGCAGACAACCAAAGACCGACAGGACGCTGAATTGGGGCTTATGGACAATCTAGAAGTCAGACTCAACAACATGCGTACAATCATCCGTCGACAGCCTCCGTGGAAAACATCTTAG
- a CDS encoding hypothetical protein (EggNog:ENOG41): MRHIYSNAELVNAWLGHADPDTAASAAGIISTLANPKPLLYEKDVFPEDHELLDLGLPTRDSPTWDALNTMLRAPYFSRVCIIQEVAVASDFALLWGDITISKQELKKFSIAALYYKLSGVDVEKGSPGVSWNPVALLYVGHYKVGDHSLLHLVSSTSSINATDARDKIFALIGLAGDRSYGMVPDYNRSESEVFSEFARLTIVAENNLNILDHSYVKDPEDTERRPLWAPRWHSDDDSHNYYLINYHFTASRDVPMVLVPSRNEKVLSLRGIQVDSIRAMCDRGTVIHRDITAIVDMITRNKEVFNERYGLDIIRTILLTMMASHESSGPMINNAITRLTNDGYINNFIAFALQFTIQTHISRDGRESDQRNYVDLVRLAANDISLPVEPCWTSPEDFEFLERMLKALYPHDPSAVAADLDMLSKIDCDFVMAAQRLVELIRISHGSKMFVTETGYLGFGPRCMRPGDIVCVLFGGRTPSVLRPKAVADEHLFLGPAYVHELMNGEVIDAWEKGNRTESQEVQEKLFKLL; this comes from the coding sequence ATGAGGCATATCTACTCCAATGCAGAACTAGTTAATGCATGGCTTGGCCATGCTGATCCTGATACAGCCGCCTCTGCAGCTGGAATCATTTCAACCCTGGCTAACCCGAAACCTCTTCTTTATGAGAAAGATGTCTTCCCTGAGGACCACGAACTGCTCGATCTGGGTCTGCCAACACGAGATTCACCTACCTGGGACGCCTTGAACACAATGCTTAGGGCGCCGTACTTTTCAAGAGTCTGTATCATACAAGAAGTCGCAGTCGCTTCTGATTTTGCGCTGCTTTGGGGAgacatcaccatctccaaacaagagctcaagaagttCAGCATAGCCGCTCTCTACTACAAACTCTCTGGCGTAGACGTTGAAAAGGGCTCACCAGGCGTGTCGTGGAACCCAGTCGCCCTCTTGTACGTGGGACACTACAAAGTTGGGGACCACAGCCTCTTGCATCTGGTCTCGTCAACATCGTCTATTAATGCGACAGACGCACGGGACAAGATCTTTGCATTGATAGGACTCGCTGGCGATCGATCCTACGGCATGGTGCCGGACTATAATAGGAGTGAGTCGGAGGTTTTCTCAGAATTTGCTCGTTTGACGATAGTGGCGGAAAACAATTTGAACATTCTCGATCATTCGTATGTGAAGGATCCTGAGGACACAGAACGCCGTCCTCTGTGGGCACCGAGATGGCACTCTGACGATGATTCGCATAATTACTACTTGATCAACTACCATTTTACTGCCTCACGAGATGTCCCGATGGTGTTGGTTCCATCAAGGAACGAAAAGGTACTGAGCCTGAGAGGTATCCAGGTGGATTCAATTAGAGCCATGTGTGATAGGGGAACCGTTATACACCGAGATATTACCGCTATCGTAGACATGATCACACGTAACAAGGAAGTTTTCAACGAAAGATACGGCTTAGATATCATCCGAACGATCCTCTTAACGATGATGGCCAGCCATGAGAGCTCTGGCCCTATGATCAACAACGCCATAACCCGTCTCACCAACGACGGGTATATCAATAATTTCATAGCCTTTGCTCTGCAATTCACAATCCAAACTCACATCTCTCGAGACGGCAGAGAATCCGATCAGAGAAACTACGTCGACCTCGTGAGACTCGCTGCAAATGATATTTCCCTTCCGGTAGAGCCATGCTGGACATCACCTGAGGATTTCGAATTCTTGGAAAGAATGCTGAAAGCTCTTTATCCGCATGATCCGTCGGCTGTAGCTGCTGATTTGGATATGCTCAGCAAGATCGACTGCGATTTTGTCATGGCGGCGCAGCGGTTAGTAGAGTTGATTCGGATTTCTCATGGTAGCAAGATGTTTGTTACGGAAACGGGCTACCTTGGTTTCGGACCGCGCTGCATGAGACCTGGAGATATAGTCTGTGTTCTGTTTGGAGGCAGGACACCATCTGTCTTGAGACCAAAAGCGGTTGCAGATGAACATTTATTTCTTGGGCCAGCTTATGTACATGAGCTCATGAATGGCGAGGTTATTGATGCTTGGGAGAAAGGCAACCGGACTGAAAGCCAAGAGGTGCAAGAGAAGCTTTTCAAACTTTTGTAA
- a CDS encoding hypothetical protein (EggNog:ENOG41) gives MNGHGDLNNSHAGRKAVELTPDPAHAYRSLAIDPSKDDTETREKYRPFILEDKFFKDNWVAELELSTAIQMVQSEVLDKGLDRLRILVLYGSLRSRSYSRLLAFEASRILHRLGCDVRVYDPAGLPQKDDVQHNHPKVQELRELSKWSDGHTGIFKQQIDWIPLSTGSVRPTQGRTLAIAQVSGGSQSFNAVNSLRMLGRWMRMFTIPNQSSVPKAYTQFTDETEGSRMLPSGNRDRLFDCMEELVKYTIVMRPHFDLFGDRFSEREERRVKEKKEEVK, from the exons ATGAACGGGCACGGCGATTTAAACAACTCCCACGCTGGGAGGAAGGCAGTTGAGCTGACCCCCGACCCAGCCCACGCGTATCGATCCCTCGCCATTGACCCATCCAAAGATGATACTGAAACCCGAGAGAAATACCGTCCGTTTATTCTTGAAGACAAGTTCTTTAAGGATAATTGGGTTGCAGAATTGGAGCTGAGCACAGCTATCCAAATGGTTCAGTCCGAGGTTCTCGATAAAGGCCTAGATCGTTTACGTATCCTGGTCCTCTACGGTAGCCTACGGAGTCG ATCATATTCCCGCCTCCTTGCGTTCGAAGCCTCACGAATCCTCCACCGTCTCGGCTGCGATGTTCGAGTCTACGATCCAGCCGGCCTCCCTCAAAAAGATGATGTTCAACACAATCACCCCAAAGttcaagagcttcgagaGCTGAGTAAATGGAGTGATGGTCAT ACCGGCATCTTCAAACAACAAATAGACTGGATCCCCCTCTCAACTGGCTCCGTCCGCCCAACACAAGGCCGAACCCTCGCCATCGCCCAAGTTAGCGGCGGCTCTCAATCATTCAATGCTGTCAACTCATTACGTATGCTCGGGCGCTGGATGAGAATGTTTACTATACCGAATCAGAGTTCTGTACCAAAGGCTTATACACAGTTTACGGACGAGACCGAGGGAAGTCGCATGCTGCCAAGTGGAAATCGAGATCGCCTTTTCGATTGCATGGAGGAGCTTGTGAAGTATACTATTGTCATGAGACCGCATTTTGATCTATTTGGGGATCGGTTCAgtgagagggaggagaggagggtgaaagagaagaaggaggaagtcAAATAG